The following DNA comes from Buttiauxella agrestis.
TGAACTTCGCTCAACGATTCCTGCACAGGCAGAACAAACTGATTATTCAGCAACCCTTCCAGGGGCGTGTATTTCCAGTTTTCATGTTTGCGCGTCGGCAGCCCCAGGCGCAGCATTTGCTGCATATGTTCCTGAGCTTCTTTGCTGCGTTTATCACCCTGCGTTTCAAACAAATGATGCCATTGTTGCAGGGCATTGCCGTTACTGCTGTTCGGTAAGCCAGCCATAACCCTGCTCCTCCAGTTGTTTCACCAGACTGAAATCACCCGATTTCACGATTCGGCCCTGATAGAGCACATGAACAAAATCAGGTTTGATATAGTCAAGGATACGCTGGTAGTGCGTGACGATAATGAATGAACGGTTGCCATCACGCAGGGAATTGACCCCTTCTGCGACAATTTTCAGCGCATCAATATCCAGCCCTGAGTCGGTTTCATCGAGAATACAAAGTTCAGGTTCCAGCACCGCCATTTGCAGAATGTCATTACGTTTTTTCTCACCACCAGAGAAGCCAACGTTCACTGAACGCGTCAGTAAATCTTCCGGCATTTTCAGTAATTTGATTTTCTCTTCCATCAAATCCTGGAAATCAAAGCGGTCGAGTTCTTCTTTGCCCCGATATTCGCGCACCGCATTCAACGCGGTTTGCAGGAAGAATTGGTTGCTGACGCCGGGAATTTCTACCGGATACTGAAATGCCATGAAGATGCCTTCGCCCGCACGGTCTTCCGGCGATAATTCCAGTAAATCTTTGCCTTTGAAATGCACCTGCCCGCCGGTGACTTCGTAATCTTCACGCCCGGCAAGCGTTGCGGAAAGCGTGCTTTTCCCGGAGCCGTTCGGTCCCATGATGGCATGCACTTCACCCGGTTTTACTTCAAGGCTTAAGCCGCGCAGGATCTCTTTGTCCTCAACGCTTACCTGTAAATCTTTAATGCTCAGCATAATTTTCCCTTAATTCTTATCCGACACTGTGTTCGAGGCTAATCGCTAATAGTTTTTGTGCTTCCACTGCGAACTCCAGCGGTAATTCCGAGAACACGTCTTTACAGAAGCCGTTGACGATCATTGAAATCGCATCGTCCTGGGCTATCCCGCGTTGCAGGCAATAGAACAACTGGTCTTCACCGATGCGCGATGTCGTCGCTTCGTGCTCAAGCTGAGCAGTATTATTGCGGCACTCAACATACGGGAAAGTGTGCGCACCGCTGTCCGGGCCGATAAGCATCGAATCGCACTGGGTGAAGTTACGGGCGTTGGTCGCCGTAGGCATGATTTTCACCAGTCCCCGGTAGCTGTTCTGGCTATGCCCGGCAGAGATCCCTTTCGAGATAATGGTCGATTTGGTGTTTTTGCCGATGTGGATCATTTTGGTGCCGGTGTCAGCTTGCTGATGCCCTGCCGTCAGCGCCACCGAGAAGAATTCGCCAATGGAGTTATCGCCGCGCAGGATCACGCTCGGGTATTTCCAGGTGATTGCTGAACCCGTTTCAGACTGCGTCCAGGACATCTTGCTGTTCGCCCCTTCGCACAACGCACGCTTGGTCACGAAGTTAAGAATGCCGCCGGTGTTGCCGTCGCCAGGGAACCAGTTCTGTACGGTCGAGTATTTCACTTCAGCATCTTTATGGATGATGACTTCCACTACCGCTGCGTGAAGCTGGTAGCTGTCGCGCACGGGAGCCGAGCACCCTTCGATATAACTGACATAACTTCCCTCGTCGGCGACTAAAATAGTGCGTTCGAACTGGCCGGTTTTTTCGGCATTGATGCGGAAGTAAGTTGAAAGCTCCATTGGGCAACGCACGCCTTTCGGCACGTAAATGAATGTACCGTCGGAGGCCACTGCCGCATTCAACGCGGCAAAGAAGTTGTCATTGCTGGGAACGACAGTGCCGAGATATTTTTGCACCAGTTCAGGGAACTCATGAATCGCTTCGCCAAAGGAGCAGAAAATAATGCCCTGTTCGGAGAGTTTTTCACGGTAAGTGGTCGCCACAGAAACGGAGTCAAAAATTGCATCCATGGCGATATTCGAGCCTTCATGCACCGGGACACCGAGCTGTTTAAACGCCTCTTCCACTTCGCCCGTCAAATACGCATTGCTGCCGGGTTGCTGAACCGCACCCGGTTGCGACTCGCAGTTATCGTCACAACTGCCGCACGACGGCGCAGAGTAATAGCTGTAATCCTGATAATTCAGCTTTTCGTAGTTGGCTTTCAGCCAGTGCGGCTCTTCCATTTCGAGCCAGGCACGATATGCACTCAGGCGAAATTCCAGCATCCACTCGGGCTCATTACGCCGCGCAGAAATCGCCCGCACCACATCTTCGTTGATGCCGTGCGCCATTTCGTCGGTTTTCAACTGGGTGAAAAAGCCTTCTTTATAGGAATGGCTGCCCGCCCAGGTTTGCACTTCTTCAGACGTTTCAGTGTTACGTGACATAATCCCGCCTACACCCCAAAGCTTTCACCACAACCACATTCGTGTTGTGCTTTCGGGTTGTTAAATTTGAATATTTCGTTTAATCCTTCATGCACATAATCGACTTCCGTTCCGTCGATAAACGGCATAGCTGAAAGCGGAACCCACAGCTTTGCGCCGTCCGTCTCAAAAAGTAGGTCGTCAGGGTTAGGCTCTTTTACGGTGTCCAGCACGTAGCCAAAGCCCGCGCATCCAGTTTGTTTGATACCCAGACGCACGCCCAAAAACCCCGGCTGTTGACTCGCCAGTTTGCGAATATGTGAGCACGCATCAGGCGTGAGCGTTAGCCCCTTCCAGGCGAAGTCGGTGGGATCGAAGCTACCGGTTTGCACATCCATAATTCACCTCTTTTATGTTTTGCCGCCCAAAGGCCAATACCCTATGTTAATGATAACAATTATCAATACAACATCCTGATAACAGGGGTATTCATGAAATGCTGTATTTTTAGGCGTATTAATTAAGGATAGACCCTGCTGAAACTCTTGCAGGTGGTGAAAAGAGCTATTTAAGCCTCTGAAATCAGGAGGATTTGACTGCTACGGGAAAGCTTAGGTGATAGAAAGTAAAAGATGTATAGAGAATACCGATTTAAGTGATTGGTGGTTCCAGTGAGCACGATGTTCTTCATCGTCAATGCATAGATGAGCGTTCGCAATACCAGGCGGGTGTTGCATGTTCATTAGGGGGAGTGGTGCGCAATCACAACTTAGGCTATTTTCATTTTCATCAAATACATCTCACCCTGATTATGTTTAGGGGTTATCTGGCTAGAAATGAGGCTTTTATGAAAAACTTAATACTGGGTGTGATAGCAAAAATTTCTAAAATGGATGCCGAAGCCAAGCAACTGGCGGCAAAAGTCGAAGCTCAGTCTTTGCTGATAGGAGCATTGTTACTGACCATTGGTAAAAATGGCGGTATGAATGAGATGCTTGAAAACGTCCGAAAAGCAATCAATGCCGCTTTAGATACGGCTGACACTCCTCTGAAGACTGACGCTGAGATACTTTTAAATGAATTCAACAATCTTATTTTGTTAACGCAACTCATGGAAACAAACGATGCTGAGATTGATCTTGATGCTTTGAAGAGCATACCCGGAGAAACAGCGACTGACTGAGTTTATATTAGGGTGGTAAGGCGAGGCATGTCCTTGCCTTTCTGATAAATTGCAATCCGGTAAAACGCACAAAAGATAACTTGATGATAACCATTGCAACCGAAAGGTTAATTTTGCGTCCGCAGACCATCATGGATTTTGATTTGTGGTATCTGATGTATGCTGATCCTAAAATTTTCCACGTGACGAACTCTCCAGGGTTTACCCCGGAAGAGGGATGGAACCGGATGTTGAGAAACATAGGACACTGGTCCACGTTTGGATTCGGGATATTTTCTATCTTCCAAAGATCTGATGGTGCTTTTTTAGGGGAAACGGGGTTGGCTAATTTTCATCGTGGTATTGATGAAGAATTTGATAACTGCGCTGAGGCTTCATGGGTCATTTCACCTGCGACCCAGAACCGGGGAATTGCAACAGAAGCTGCCAATGCGGCACACCAGTGGTATGGTGATTCGTTTTCTCCGACCAAAACTTTCTGCCTGATTGTGAAGCATCATCCGGCCTCGATTCGCGTAGCTGAACATATCGGTTACCGTATTTATGATGAGTGTTTATATAAAGGAGCGGAGTGCTTCAAGCTCAAGCGTTTATGGGAAAAGTAATCCACTATTCCCATTTTTCCAAATATTAATAACCGGCAGCTTTGTTAGCCGCTTTTATACGCTTATTCCTTGCATCTTTTTCATTTTTATCAGTAGCCTGCATTATTCCACCAGCAGCATCTATCCAATCACTTGCTGTACACCCGGATAGTGTCAGGCTCAACATAAGCGCAAACATATACTTCATTTTAACTCCCTTATTTCCTGTCCATGTATAAAAAACGTCCGTGTAATACGCAAAGTATTTGACGCTGAATACGTTATTTTGACAAAAAATTTAAACATGAGCAAAAGGGAATAAGAAGCACAACTGTTTTGCGCATGACGTTACACGCTAAAATGCACATGCAATGCAACGCCACGCAATTCATTATCAAGAAGCGTTGAGGGCAGCCTTATTAGCCTCAAGTGCGTCAGCCGCACATTGCTGGTCCAGATGCCCGCCTGGTGCGCCGCCAATACCAATCGCTCCGATGGTCTGGTTATCAACTTTCACAGGAACTCCGCCGCCCAATAATAAGAAGCCTGGAATATCGCGCATATTCTTCGCATCGGCGTTATCCTGAGCACTTTTCATCACATCGCCAGTGGTATTTTTTGTGGTCAGCGCGGTATACGCTTTCATGCGGCTGGCTTCAACGGTATGCGGGCCTGCGTTATCCATGCGTTTAACCACTTTCACCACGCCCGCGCGGTCAACAATTGTCACCGCCACGTTGTAGTTTTTGGCGCTACAAGCCTGGATGGCGCTTTGGGCAAGTTTGTCAGCAAACTCGAGAGAGAGATTCTTTTCAGTCAGAACATTACTGGCAAATGCAGGCATTGCAGCCATGGTACTGAACAGAGCGGCCGCTAACAGGATGGATTTTTTCATGGTTTATTCCCTCAACTCGGAGTGATTAATTGACAAGAGTTAAGGTAACCAACTGCGCAAATCGAAACCATTCGGGTGAATACCTGGCAAACCAGGTAATTTTACGTAGTTCCTTTTAAACCGCCGTAAACTTTAATCAGCTTCGCCAGTGAATTGATTTCCAGCCGGGCAAATATACTGGCGCGATGCGCTTCAACGGTTCTTGGTGATAACGAAAGATCACGCGCCATTTCTTTATTCGATTTGCCCTGCATGATTAGCGCCATCACTTCTTGTTCACGGGCAGAAAGCGTGGCCAGTTTCGCCTGTAAATCAGCCTGGCTTTCACGTTGTTGCTGGATCAATTTCTGCTGCTCAAATGCCGCCCCTACCGTTTCAATCAACAAATCCGCATCAATAGGTTTGGTGAGAAACTCAAAAGCCCCGTTTTTAAACGCTCGACGGCAAAGATCGATACTGCCATGGCCGGTCATCATGATAATCGGCAAGGTACTTCCCCTTTGCTTCCAGCTTTCAAGCAACGTAATGCCAGATTTACCGGGCATACGAATATCCAAAAGCAAACACCCGTTCAGATTCTGCAACTCAGGCTGAGACGCCAGAAAAGTTTGTACACTGCCATAGGCCTGCGTTTCCCAGCCCATCGTTGCCAGAAGAGCGCTCAATGAAATGCGGATTGCTTCGTCGTCGTCAATTAAGTAGATTCGTTGCGTCATCACGCCTCCTGCTGTGTGAGAGGGAAAACCAGAGTGAAACACGCCCCGCCTGTGGCGCTGTTTTGCGCCTGAATGCTGCCATTTAACCGCTGCACCAGCGTTTCCGTCAGCGCCATTCCTAACCCAAGGCCATCTTTACGCGTGGTAAAGAAAGGCATAAATACTTGCTCTAATGCCTGTTCGGATAATCCCTGCCCGCCATCAGTGACGGTCAAAATGATGCTGTCCGCCGTCTGGGATGCATGGATTGCGACCCAGGCTTTGTCCGTTTGCTGCTGCGCCTGAATCGCGTTATTGAGCAGATTATGGAAGATTTGCTCAATACCTAATGGCGAGGCGATGAGTGGAGGCAGAGAGTCAGGAATCTGATTCATGACACTGACTTTGCCACGCTCGATTTCGTTCCCCAGCAGCATCACCACTCGTTCCCAAACCTGGCGCAAATTGACCGGTTGTAGCGCCTGTTCGTCATTGTGCAATTTTTCACGGAATGCCAGTAGCAGAGCGCTGATGCGTTTAGTTTGCATGACCGACGCATCCAGCAGCGGTTGTGCTTTTTCCGCCTGTTGCTGCTTAATTAAACGCTGCGCCGTTTGCGAATAGCTCAAAATTGCAGTGAGGGGTTGATTCAGTTCATGCACCATGCCTGCCGCGATTTCTCCCATTGCATTCAAACGTGCCAACTCTGAAAAATGGGCGCGTAAATTGGCAATGTTGCGCTGTCGTTTAGTCATCTGATACTGATTATAAAAGTAGATAACGACTGCCCAGAAAACACCCACCAGCAGCAAAACCAACCAGGGCAAACTTCGCCAGTCAGGATTATTCGTCACCAGTAAATTCAAAGGCTGTGAAGGGCTGGCGATGTCCTTTTCCCAATTCCACCAGTCCCCCTTACCTTCCGCGCCCTGCGTGATAAGCGGCGCATCTTTCCAGCTCAGGCTGAAATGGTGAAATTTCTGGGTGCGAACAAAATCGGCCAGCAACGTCGGCAAATCAATCAGCAACGACCCCTGCGGCGAGTTTATCCAGTATGTGCCTGCGCGCGCAGGGTTTATATCCGGGCGCGGAGGCTCATGGGGTTGGGTTTGCCAGCGCAGAATATAAGGGAATTTTTGCTGCACCACGGCAGGATCGCTGCTGTTAGAAAGCAGTGCAAGAATCACATCGTTTTGCGAAAGTTTAACTGTGATGTCGCGATACAAAATACGGAACTCCGCACTTTGCTCCTCATACTGCTGATGCAGCGCATAAACCACGACGCCACCGCCCGACAGCGCGGTGAGAATCAGCCAGATGAGTGCTTTACGCATCGCGTTCCTTAATGTGGGAAGGGTTGATCGGGAATCAAATCCAGCCTTTTTTACTGAATGTCACTTTCGTCGCTTCGTTCAAATCGTAGTTGCTCAGCTCAGAATGTTTAACCCAGGCAATATCCTGAAACTCTTCGTTAAAAGCGACATTACGGTTGGCGCTCACGCAGTCAAACATCAGGTAAATCATATAAATTTCTTCTTTTGAACCGTCAGCGTAAGTCTTCACGCGCACATCGTCAGCGAAGGTCCAGGGTTTAATACTGGTGATTTGCAGCTCCGTTCCTAGCTCTTCAGCAATCTCACGCAGCAACGCGTCTTCCATTTGTTCACCCGGCTCCATTCCGCCGCCGGATAACGCCCATTGCCCAGGGAACACACCGCGATCGTCGGCCATCTTGCACAACAGAACTTCACCATTATTTTCAATAATCGGGCAAACAATAACTCTCTGACGCATTGGATTTCCTTATGTTTTATGGCCGCCGTATGACCTTAACAGATTACTCAATTTGCTTAGAAAAATATTTTGCGAGGCACTTTCCACAATTTTTGACAATGGCTGTCGCTCCCCGTTTTCTGGTAATACAGTCGCATTTTCTCGTGACTGAGAAAATATATTAAGACTCCAACAGAAACGTACAAAGTACGAGAAAGGACTTGTCAATCGTACTGTGTACGCATAGGATCATCACAAGGAAATGAGTACGATATGGATTATTTTGAATTCATCGAGACAGTAATCTTCAGCAGGCAGAGAGCTACATTGCTAGATGATGACAGCTTCATGGAACTTCAGGTATTCCTGATCAAATATCATTCAGATGGCGATACGATACGCAAAACCGGTGGCTGCCAAAAGATAAGATGGAATCGCCCTGGTATGGGAAAACAAGGCGGGGTCAGGGTTATTTATTATGTCGTCGAACCTGATAACAGGATTTTTTTGCTAACGGTTTACGCTAAAAATGCAAAAGACGATCTGACTGATACAGAAAAAAATACATTTAAAAAATTAACTGAAAAACTGATTATTCAAAAACAAATACCCCTCAGCTCAACGGTAAAGGCCTTGATATGGATAAAGAACTTTTTGACGATTTGGTAAAAAGCATGGAAGAGATGGTTGCCATTCATAATGGAGAAGTGCAACCGCCTCCTGAGAGGATTCACCGCCACCCAATGCCAGCGGTAAAGGAAATCCGGGAAACTGCTGGATTAAAACAGGAAGAGTTTGCTCAGGCGGTGGGGGTTAGCCCTTCACTGGTGCAAAGCTGGGAGCAAAAGCGCCGCATTCCATCCGGGTCATCGCTAAAAATATTGTTGATGCTCGAACATAATCCGGCGCTTATTAAGGTTCTGCTGGCTATCTAATTACACTACCGCTGTCGTCAGTCGCGATGTGCAACAAAGCCGCCCTTGCTCATCGCTGATTTCGATTTGCCAGACCTGGTGCCTGCGCCCAACATGCACCGCTTTGCAAACACCGCGTACAAGGCCTTCTCGCGCCGATCGCAGATGGTTAGCGTTAACTTCCAGACCAACGATTTTCTGCTCGCCTTCGGTACACAAATATCCGGCTACCGAACCGAGCGTTTCAGCTAACACCACCGATGCTCCGCCGTGAAGCAAGCCAAACGGCTGGCGAGTGCGGTTATCCACGGGCATTGTGGCTTCCAGTTCATTGTCGTCGATGCGGGTAAATACGATGCCCACGTGCTCCACCATGTTGTCCGCGCCCATTTTATTGAGCGCTTCCAGATTCACTTCACGTCGCCAGATCATCCCATAATCTCCAGTAATGCCTGTAGCGGATGGCGAACACCGTTGCCTTCCACTCGTTTGACCTGACTGCGGCACGAATAGCCGGTTGCCAGGCAGCGTTGGCGTGGCAGGCGTTGCATTGCCTGGTGCCACGACAGCTCGTAAATCCCCAGTGAGTTAGCATGGTTTTTTACCTCATGCCCGTAGGTTCCGGCCATACCGCAGCAGCCGACGCTAACATTTTCAAGCTTCGCACCTAAGCGCGCAAAAATTGCCGACCATTGGTTTGGCGCCGTAGGCAATGCGGTGACTTCAGTACAATGGCCAAACAGATACCAGGATTCGCCACCAACCGCTGTGACTTCACGGTTTGCAAGCACACCAGGCAACCATTCATGAACTAATTGCACGTGGAACTCCCCGCGATCGTCGCCCAGCGTTTGTTTGTATTCGTCGCGATAACACAGCACCAGCGCAGGGTCGACGCCAACCATCGGCATTCCGAGTTTCGCCACGCGGTTGAGGAATTCAGATGTTTTACGCGCCGTCCTGGCAAATTTTTGCAGGAACCCTTTAATGTGCTGCGCTTTACCGTTTGGCGAGAATGGCAGTACCACCGGCTCCAGGCCTAGTTTTTCAACCAGACGCACAAAATCGGCCACCACTTGCGCATCGTAATAACTGGTGAACGGGTCTTGTACCACCAGCACCGTTCTGGCTTTCTGTTCAGAAGAATAACTTTCAAGCTGCTCAAGTGTGGTATTTGCCGAGGTATGCCCGACCAATTGCTGTTGCAGCGAGGGGGTGGAAAGCATCGGCAAATCAATCATGCCGATATGTTTGGCCGATAGATTGCGGACCCACGGCTGACTCATAAAGAAGTTAAACGTCTTCGGCGCACGAGCCATAAGAGGGGCGTAACTTTCTACGGTTGCCACCAGATGATCGCGCATCGGGCGTAAATAGCGGGTGTGATAAAGCTGCAAGAAGCGCGAGCGGAATTCCGGCACATCGATTTTTATTGGGCATTGCGTTGAACACGCTTTGCAGGCCAGACAGCCGGACATTGCCTCTTTCACTTCATGAGAGAAATCGTATTCGCCTTTGCGAGCATGCCAGGAGTTGCGAGTACGCTCGATTAACGTGCGCAAGCTGGCGCGCTTTTCCGGCATCTGTTTTTCCAGCGCATCTGGATCAACGCCACGATCGGCCAGCAAACGCAGCCATTCGCGCGTTAAAGTTGCCCGCCCTTTCGGCGAGTG
Coding sequences within:
- a CDS encoding sensor histidine kinase, with translation MRKALIWLILTALSGGGVVVYALHQQYEEQSAEFRILYRDITVKLSQNDVILALLSNSSDPAVVQQKFPYILRWQTQPHEPPRPDINPARAGTYWINSPQGSLLIDLPTLLADFVRTQKFHHFSLSWKDAPLITQGAEGKGDWWNWEKDIASPSQPLNLLVTNNPDWRSLPWLVLLLVGVFWAVVIYFYNQYQMTKRQRNIANLRAHFSELARLNAMGEIAAGMVHELNQPLTAILSYSQTAQRLIKQQQAEKAQPLLDASVMQTKRISALLLAFREKLHNDEQALQPVNLRQVWERVVMLLGNEIERGKVSVMNQIPDSLPPLIASPLGIEQIFHNLLNNAIQAQQQTDKAWVAIHASQTADSIILTVTDGGQGLSEQALEQVFMPFFTTRKDGLGLGMALTETLVQRLNGSIQAQNSATGGACFTLVFPLTQQEA
- the menI gene encoding 1,4-dihydroxy-2-naphthoyl-CoA hydrolase — protein: MIWRREVNLEALNKMGADNMVEHVGIVFTRIDDNELEATMPVDNRTRQPFGLLHGGASVVLAETLGSVAGYLCTEGEQKIVGLEVNANHLRSAREGLVRGVCKAVHVGRRHQVWQIEISDEQGRLCCTSRLTTAVV
- the nadS gene encoding NadS family protein codes for the protein MDKELFDDLVKSMEEMVAIHNGEVQPPPERIHRHPMPAVKEIRETAGLKQEEFAQAVGVSPSLVQSWEQKRRIPSGSSLKILLMLEHNPALIKVLLAI
- the sufB gene encoding Fe-S cluster assembly protein SufB → MSRNTETSEEVQTWAGSHSYKEGFFTQLKTDEMAHGINEDVVRAISARRNEPEWMLEFRLSAYRAWLEMEEPHWLKANYEKLNYQDYSYYSAPSCGSCDDNCESQPGAVQQPGSNAYLTGEVEEAFKQLGVPVHEGSNIAMDAIFDSVSVATTYREKLSEQGIIFCSFGEAIHEFPELVQKYLGTVVPSNDNFFAALNAAVASDGTFIYVPKGVRCPMELSTYFRINAEKTGQFERTILVADEGSYVSYIEGCSAPVRDSYQLHAAVVEVIIHKDAEVKYSTVQNWFPGDGNTGGILNFVTKRALCEGANSKMSWTQSETGSAITWKYPSVILRGDNSIGEFFSVALTAGHQQADTGTKMIHIGKNTKSTIISKGISAGHSQNSYRGLVKIMPTATNARNFTQCDSMLIGPDSGAHTFPYVECRNNTAQLEHEATTSRIGEDQLFYCLQRGIAQDDAISMIVNGFCKDVFSELPLEFAVEAQKLLAISLEHSVG
- a CDS encoding type II toxin-antitoxin system RelE/ParE family toxin; amino-acid sequence: MDYFEFIETVIFSRQRATLLDDDSFMELQVFLIKYHSDGDTIRKTGGCQKIRWNRPGMGKQGGVRVIYYVVEPDNRIFLLTVYAKNAKDDLTDTEKNTFKKLTEKLIIQKQIPLSSTVKALIWIKNFLTIW
- the sufC gene encoding Fe-S cluster assembly ATPase SufC, coding for MLSIKDLQVSVEDKEILRGLSLEVKPGEVHAIMGPNGSGKSTLSATLAGREDYEVTGGQVHFKGKDLLELSPEDRAGEGIFMAFQYPVEIPGVSNQFFLQTALNAVREYRGKEELDRFDFQDLMEEKIKLLKMPEDLLTRSVNVGFSGGEKKRNDILQMAVLEPELCILDETDSGLDIDALKIVAEGVNSLRDGNRSFIIVTHYQRILDYIKPDFVHVLYQGRIVKSGDFSLVKQLEEQGYGWLTEQQ
- the nudI gene encoding nucleoside triphosphatase NudI, encoding MRQRVIVCPIIENNGEVLLCKMADDRGVFPGQWALSGGGMEPGEQMEDALLREIAEELGTELQITSIKPWTFADDVRVKTYADGSKEEIYMIYLMFDCVSANRNVAFNEEFQDIAWVKHSELSNYDLNEATKVTFSKKGWI
- a CDS encoding GlcG/HbpS family heme-binding protein, which translates into the protein MKKSILLAAALFSTMAAMPAFASNVLTEKNLSLEFADKLAQSAIQACSAKNYNVAVTIVDRAGVVKVVKRMDNAGPHTVEASRMKAYTALTTKNTTGDVMKSAQDNADAKNMRDIPGFLLLGGGVPVKVDNQTIGAIGIGGAPGGHLDQQCAADALEANKAALNAS
- the sufA gene encoding Fe-S cluster assembly scaffold SufA; this translates as MDVQTGSFDPTDFAWKGLTLTPDACSHIRKLASQQPGFLGVRLGIKQTGCAGFGYVLDTVKEPNPDDLLFETDGAKLWVPLSAMPFIDGTEVDYVHEGLNEIFKFNNPKAQHECGCGESFGV
- a CDS encoding response regulator transcription factor — translated: MTQRIYLIDDDEAIRISLSALLATMGWETQAYGSVQTFLASQPELQNLNGCLLLDIRMPGKSGITLLESWKQRGSTLPIIMMTGHGSIDLCRRAFKNGAFEFLTKPIDADLLIETVGAAFEQQKLIQQQRESQADLQAKLATLSAREQEVMALIMQGKSNKEMARDLSLSPRTVEAHRASIFARLEINSLAKLIKVYGGLKGTT
- a CDS encoding GNAT family N-acetyltransferase codes for the protein MITIATERLILRPQTIMDFDLWYLMYADPKIFHVTNSPGFTPEEGWNRMLRNIGHWSTFGFGIFSIFQRSDGAFLGETGLANFHRGIDEEFDNCAEASWVISPATQNRGIATEAANAAHQWYGDSFSPTKTFCLIVKHHPASIRVAEHIGYRIYDECLYKGAECFKLKRLWEK
- the iraP gene encoding anti-adapter protein IraP codes for the protein MKNLILGVIAKISKMDAEAKQLAAKVEAQSLLIGALLLTIGKNGGMNEMLENVRKAINAALDTADTPLKTDAEILLNEFNNLILLTQLMETNDAEIDLDALKSIPGETATD